In Archangium violaceum, the following are encoded in one genomic region:
- a CDS encoding DUF47 domain-containing protein — MLEKLMPRSDEFFDDFDAQCAVTVQGAQMLHALLSDYRDVAARVQALKEVEHKGDSVTHTAFTRLHQQFITPFDRTQIHSLLSRIDEVLDFTNAAAARLHYYEIQSSLPEATELSRVLVLCTEKIREVVAMLRLIKQPERILSGCKAIKRLETQADELLRSGKGQLFKSGVDPLTIIKWKEIYDLIETATDKCLDVAHVIEGVVLEHS; from the coding sequence ATGCTCGAGAAGCTGATGCCCAGGTCCGACGAGTTCTTCGACGACTTCGACGCCCAGTGCGCCGTGACCGTGCAGGGCGCGCAGATGCTGCACGCGCTGCTGAGCGACTACCGGGACGTGGCCGCCCGCGTCCAGGCGCTCAAGGAGGTGGAGCATAAGGGCGACTCGGTGACACACACCGCCTTCACGCGGCTGCACCAGCAGTTCATCACCCCGTTCGACCGGACGCAGATCCACTCGCTGCTGTCGCGCATCGACGAGGTGCTGGACTTCACCAACGCCGCGGCGGCCCGGCTCCACTATTACGAGATTCAATCGAGCCTGCCGGAGGCCACCGAGCTGTCGCGGGTGCTGGTGCTGTGCACGGAGAAGATCCGCGAGGTGGTGGCGATGCTGCGGCTCATCAAGCAGCCGGAGCGGATCCTCTCCGGCTGCAAGGCCATCAAGCGGCTGGAGACGCAGGCGGACGAGCTGCTGCGCTCGGGCAAGGGGCAGCTCTTCAAGAGCGGCGTGGACCCCCTCACCATCATCAAGTGGAAGGAGATCTACGACCTCATCGAGACCGCCACTGACAAGTGCCTCGATGTCGCCCACGTCATCGAGGGTGTGGTCCTGGAGCACTCCTGA
- a CDS encoding DUF3616 domain-containing protein, translating into MSAVLSASPATQKPKAPIPPRVVTFEGACDASGAVVRGDGSFTVADDEDNVIRVYDGKTGGRPVSTVDLSAGLELPAGKKKAPEADIEAATELPPLSFWLSSHGRKSSGKLDANRFRFFATRASEDGKTLVFEGKPYTRLLEDLLAAPQLAPFGLASASTRAPKEEGGLNIEGMTAMADGKTLLIGFRNPLPQGKALTVELLNPTELPQGKSARLGAARLLDLGGLGIRAISRWRGRYLFIGGPIAGEGTSRLFTWEGKAEQPSVVDGIDLTGFNPEAFATFEDKEEILLLSDDGSRLIDGVECKRLQEPSKKRFRGVWVRLPAKP; encoded by the coding sequence ATGAGTGCTGTCCTGAGCGCGTCGCCGGCCACGCAGAAGCCCAAGGCCCCGATCCCTCCCAGGGTCGTGACCTTCGAGGGGGCGTGCGACGCATCAGGTGCCGTGGTGCGGGGCGATGGGTCGTTCACCGTCGCCGATGACGAGGACAACGTCATCCGTGTCTACGACGGGAAGACGGGAGGCCGCCCGGTCTCCACCGTCGACCTGTCCGCGGGGCTGGAGCTTCCCGCGGGGAAGAAGAAGGCGCCCGAGGCGGACATCGAGGCCGCGACGGAGCTTCCTCCACTCTCCTTCTGGCTGAGCTCCCATGGGCGCAAGAGCTCCGGGAAGCTGGACGCCAACCGCTTCCGCTTCTTCGCGACCCGCGCCTCCGAGGATGGAAAGACCCTCGTGTTCGAGGGAAAGCCCTACACACGGCTGCTCGAGGACCTGCTCGCGGCTCCCCAGCTCGCGCCATTCGGCCTCGCCTCGGCCTCCACGCGCGCCCCGAAGGAGGAGGGCGGTCTCAACATCGAGGGCATGACGGCGATGGCGGATGGGAAGACCCTCCTGATCGGCTTCCGCAATCCGTTGCCCCAGGGCAAGGCCCTCACCGTCGAGCTGCTGAACCCCACGGAGCTGCCGCAGGGGAAGTCCGCGCGTCTGGGCGCCGCGCGGCTGTTGGACCTGGGGGGATTGGGGATTCGCGCCATCTCCCGGTGGCGGGGCCGGTACCTCTTCATCGGAGGCCCCATCGCCGGGGAGGGCACCTCCCGCCTGTTCACCTGGGAGGGCAAGGCGGAACAGCCCTCGGTGGTGGACGGCATCGACCTCACCGGCTTCAATCCCGAGGCCTTCGCCACGTTCGAGGACAAGGAGGAGATCCTCCTGCTCAGCGATGACGGAAGCCGTCTCATCGATGGGGTCGAGTGCAAGCGGCTGCAGGAGCCCTCGAAGAAGCGCTTCCGTGGCGTCTGGGTCCGGTTGCCCGCGAAGCCCTGA